The segment tttgttaaacttttaataaattaatgttcaattgtgtaagtttcatgatttcaatttattagacatgcttttttctgcttaatttttttaaatttacccATTAAATGTCTagaatttaattcataaaaattaaaacaaaaacattttggaaacaaataaaatggatttcatagggacCTAAGTTTTTAATCTGAAGGAACTCTGAGAGTCGACTGTTCCTGTCagtgaaacattaaaaaaaaaaatagtgaataggctgtttaaaagttttaccACTTGCTTGAGCAAATTAATACATATATCTGGAAGTAAAATGCACTGCATAATACATTGTtgatatttattgcatttaaacgTGAACGTCTATGAAAgactgtattactgtattttgtaaTAAGAGAAGCATAACgctaaaaaaagcattttaattaataccgTTTGgtttgaaaattaaaacaatggatTAATGTTGTGTTTGTGGTATACAGCCACAGATCAGTAGCAGACTGCGACACATCCTATGTGAAAGCACAATAGCCCGTGCTGTTTCTTCACCGCATACATAATGCACACAGACTGCAAAAGGAGTATGTGTGAAACGGGTGTTAGTCACCACAACAAGTTGGTGCTCGTTAAGTTAAACTTTTATACACTTTTTGACGTTGTTGGACACATTATGTCATGAAACGTCTTTTGGTTGGTTTGTTGCTGCAAAGGTGCAAACAAAATCACAAACACACCAGGCAAACCTGCATGAACAGATTTGACAATCCACACAGACGCTTGATCTGAACACAGCTTAAAGCCGTTAGTAAAGAGGCCCGTACGGTGTGCGTGAACCCAAGCGGACACTGGTCCTTACAGACATTAAGAGAAGGAGGAAAGGCCATGTGACCATCAAGAGCCTTTAATCTCAAAGGTTGTGCAGGGCAAGCCTGAAGACTTCGTTGGTGCAAACCCAGGCAGTGCTGATACTTTTCAACAGAAAGGTCTGGTGGAAGCCCAGAACCTGGTCATCGTCCGCCTGatagacaaacacacacactacagcTCTGAAATGCTTATGAAATCTTTGATTACTCAGTACTACATCACGTAAGGTGAAGCGGGAGGACAATCAAGAGAGGCTTAAAGCATCCACGGCAGCTCTCTGTTTAAAAGGTGATGTTATGCATTTCAAATGAGAAGAATGCCTTCCTAGACCTTATCACATACATAAGTGTTAACCTCAAGCGCTGCTGCAATAACATGACTGTCAGAGGTCAAACttaaatttagaaaatactTACTTTTAGTTGGCCTACTACCATACTCAATATGCAGCTATCAGGGGTTGGCTGGTGGTCTTGTGCTGTGATGCTGTGAGCTATTTTTGTGAAGGGCAggctctgaaaaacaaaatataatgtatattgcCACTGTTTAAACtgaaagatattttatatacactaacagtcaaaagttttcagacagtaagatttgtcatgttttttaaagaagtctcttctgctcatcaaacactttttttaaagttatatttttgggcttttcaATGGACAGGatagtagagagatgacagatGCGGGAAGCGGAaccggcaaaggacctcgagatgggattcgaactcgggacaccatGAACACAGCTGCAATATGTCTGGGCACTAACCACAAAGCTATTGGCGCCaacagcctgcatttatttgatccaaaatacagcaaaagcagaaatattgtgaaatatttttttaattgctaaaattactggtttctatttgaatatattttaaaatgtaatttattcctgtaaattttcagcatcattactccagtcttcagagtcgcATGAccatcattcttatatgctgatttttaaaacagctgagtacatttttcaggattctgtgatgaacagaaagatccaaagattattattatcagcatttatctgaaataaaaagcttttgtaacattatatactatactattcaaaagctcagagtcagtatttattattaattttttaattaaataaattaatacttttatttagcaaggatgatttttttgatgatagacatttgtaatgttacaaaatatttctatttcagataaatgctgttcatctgaaacctgaaaaaatttgactcggctgttttcaacataaaaataataaatgtttttttgagcagcaaatccaaatattagaatgatttctgaaggatcatgtgactggagtaattatgctacaaattcagctttgaagtcacaggaataaattacactttaaaatatattcaaatagaaattgttattttaagtagtaaaaatatttcaaaattttgctgtttttgctgtactttggatcaaataaatgcaggtttggtaagcagaagagacttctttataaaatattaaaaatcttactgtccaaaaaattttaactggtagtgtatatatgataattaaacatctgatcaatatttaaatagagATGCACAATAAATGGGTTGattttagagatttttttttaaatcagtattgGTTTATAGTTGGAAAACTCACACCctctattttcaaaaatgaatgttaGTCTCTGAACACAGAGGAAACGAGAAAAGACTATCAAACAACGGAAACAAAATACACATGAATACTTACGGAAAGCTTTTCGACAATTGCCGCTTTTCCCTGGAATTGCTGACCCTCCCACGTAAGGCATGACGCATCAAtctagaggaaaaaaaaagcatgtagaTAAGCTAAAGAAGCCAATATGAAGCCAGACAGAGAAGCAGGGCTGTGGCCagtttatatacacacacacacacacacacacacacacagacactttAAGGGGTagctcacacaaaaatgaaaattctgtaattaattactcacccttatgttctTCCAAACCCGTAATACCTTTGCTCATCTTTATAACAaaacttaagatatttttgttgaaatcctagagctttctaaccctccCTTTAcagcaactaccacgttcagtgcctagaaaggtagtaagaacattgttaaaatagttcatgtgacatcagtggttcaaccttaattttataaagctatgaaaatactttttgtgtgcaaagaaaacaaaaacagcaattaTATTCAGTGTAGTGGTACTTTTGTGAACGCATGTCGACtgacataaaaaagaaagaaatagtttcaagtcgttatttttgttttctttgcgcacagaaagtattctcgtagcatcataaaattagagttgaaccactgatgtcacatggactatttcatcaatgtccttactaccttgaACGTGATAGTTGCATTGCCGTCTATGCACGGTCAGAAAAtgctcggatttcattaaaaatctcttaatttgcgttccgaAGACGAATGAAGATcctacaggtttgaaacaacatgtgggtgagtaattaatgacatgtTGCTCTTTTATATGTTGTTCATGTATGAGCTCTTTAGGCTCTTTTTAAAGGTCCAGCATAGAACCATATTTCTGGCCTGAAAAGACTCCTCTGCTGAACACACGACAAAACTTGTTTGTTGCATCTAGCGTCATTCTGCAAGACATAAACCAAGTGACGCTTTGAACACTAACATGATGGCAAGGCAGagacagtaaaacatttctcTCGACCATGGGACTAGTCAAGAGAGAACTATCCGGAAGACAAGAGCTTCATACAATACTCACATATATCGATCCAAGTTGAGTCCTGTCTGTGTCAAACAGTTGATAGTAATGTTGCACAAAGCTGGATCCTATTTGTTCCCAAATCGGCTTGTCTCCCATTCTGATTCACCCTGCTACAGGCACTGGTGGAAACAGAATACATGACTCAATGTACATGACAGACTGAGggttgaaaacagctgacaaaaaaaatctaaaactttaatctagatttaaaggCTTTTATTTGAGCCAACAGTGATCTTGGACTATATACTGATACCTAACAACCTGTATGCGTCAAGTGCACACTTGGTCATTATCACTTGTACTgtgttaagatacttttgtTTACACtttgttaaagggttagttcacccaaaaatgaaaattctgtcattaattactcaccctcaaatcAACCtgaacctgtaagacttttgttcatcatccgagagctttctgaccctgcacagacagcaatgcaactaccactcaattttcatttttgggtgaactgtccctttaagggcttatgtgaaatataatatttaatatgctaAGTAAGCATATTATTAGCAACTTGTCAATTGCATCATAGGGCTGGTCATGTGATGCCAACATGGCGGAGCCCATGATGAAGCAACCCACTCCATGTAGTAAATAAACAACTTCTGATAGGAGAACTGGAGGACTTCTAATTTTCACGCAAGTGTAaagaattttaataatatttctcaaagTGCTGTTGCTTTGTATGTAAAGGGTTTAACTGGCAAAATTACTGAGTgcacctttttgtttttctggcaCTAAATTAACCTTTTCAGTGCTGAGCTTGTTGTCTTCTGTCTTCCAAATTGTATTTTCACAGCATGAAGGTAAGATCTTATGGATTTATGAATGAACCGCTCAATGTAAAATATGTCCGGTCTACTATGACATCTGCTTCGAACATTACTAACATTTGCCCCTTTCACACATATGGTATGAGAAGCTGTAATTATTGGTAATGTGCTCTGTGTGAACGCAGATTACTGATAGGAGCACATAAAACACACTGATGAATGAAGTTTGGTTTGGTCGAAACTGGCCAATCGCAGCGTTCTTATGGAGATGACGTGTTTACTCTGAGCTGTGACTGAGATTTCAAAAATGTTGTCAAATTGGACAGATTGTGAAACTAAAGTGCTTCTGCTCACGCGGGTAAATGAAGACAATGGCGCTGATTTTAAAGATGACTGACATCACAGACCCTGActctgcgtagacagcaacgctactaccatgttcaaggcccagaaaggtagtaaggacattagtaaaacagtccatgtgacatcagtggttcaaccgcaaTTCTACGAAGCTATGAGATTCGTttctgtgcgcaaagaaaacaaaaacaactactTTCAACAGCTCTTATCCAAGTCACATCCTCCGCCATTATCGAGAGTACCACAACACACGGACTGTTTTACCAATGTCCTTCCTATGTTTCTAggtctgggaacatttcagttgtgttactgtttatgcagggtcagaaagctctcggatttcatcaaaaataaaaatcggtgttctgaagatgaacgaaggtcttacgagtttggaacgacatgagtgagtaataattgacagaattttcatttttaagtgaactatttAAGACCTGTACACACCAAAAACATTACCTATGTTAGTGTCCACACCAATACACAATAATCCTCTGTTTATTACTTATATCTAAATGCTTGAGGTCTTTAAGTA is part of the Labeo rohita strain BAU-BD-2019 chromosome 18, IGBB_LRoh.1.0, whole genome shotgun sequence genome and harbors:
- the nutf2 gene encoding nuclear transport factor 2 yields the protein MGDKPIWEQIGSSFVQHYYQLFDTDRTQLGSIYIDASCLTWEGQQFQGKAAIVEKLSSLPFTKIAHSITAQDHQPTPDSCILSMVVGQLKADDDPIMGFHQSFILKNINEAWVCTNDMFRLALHNFG